Part of the Desulfobacterales bacterium genome, AGAACAACGGGAATCGTCAGTCTCAACAGCTATCAAGCATAATAAAGGGAGGGAGACCATGAAAAGGATATTTTTCGTGTTGGCTGCCGTTTTTTTGGTGTTTGGTGCGACGGCCCAGTCAGAAGAACTCAAAGCGGATATGCAGGCTTCAAACTGGTCGTTTCCGGATGCGGACGGCAAGGCGTTTACCATGGATTCCTGGGCCGGCAAAGTTCTGGTGGTGAACTATGTGGATCCGGACGAATCGGATCTGAACGAACACTTTACCGACGCGCTGAAAAAAGCCAAAGACGACGGCCGGCTGAAAGAGGAAACCTACAAAGGCATCGGTATTGCCGACTGCGCTGCGACCTGGAAGCCGGACTTCGCTATTCGGGCCATTGCCGGCCGCAAGGCCAAAAAGTATAATACCGTCATCCTGTTTGACTACGATGCCAGCCTGCGCAAGGCCTGGGGACTGGCCGAGGATACGGCCAATGTGGTCATTCTGGACAAAAACCGGGTCGCCCGTGCCGTTATCAAAGCGCGGGTTCCGGACGATCTGGTGGATAAACTGGTAAAGCTGGTGATTGAGCTGCAGTAACTGATTAGGTGTTTAGGCTGAAGACTGAAGGCCGCAACCGACGGGAATAATGGTTTTCAGACTTATACTGTCAGTTGCCGGTTGTTTGTTGTCCATTGAAGATCCGGCCACGGAAGACGGACCACCGACGACGGACCTTTTCCGCCTTCATCTTCCTTCAGCCTTCGGTCTTCGGTCTTCAGCCTATTTCCCTGTTCTTCCCCTACAGGCTTTCATCCGCAACCACCGGATGCGCCTTGAGGTATTCGAGCCGGTTCAGACCGTTGATGTAGGCCTTGGCACTGGCGGTTATGATATCAGGGTCTGCGCCTTTGCCGAGTGCCAGCAGGCCATTCTCTCTCAGGCGCACCGTGACTTCTCCCATTGCATCGGTACCGCCGGTGAGGGCGCTGACCGAAAATCTCAACAATTCTGAGCCCGTATCGGTCAGTTTTGCGATGGTGTTGTAAACCGCGTCAATGGGGCCGTTGCCGTACCCGGCGCCTTTGACGGAGCGATCTTTGATTAAAAGTTTCACGCTGGCCATTGGCAGAACCGTCGTTCCGCTGATGACATGCAGGTATTCCAGCCGAAAGATATCGGCGGTTCGCAGAATCCCTTCTGCCACTATAACTTCCAGATCTTCATCCACCACATGTTTTTTCTTGTCCGCCAGTTCCTTGAATTTTACAAAAACCAGTTGAACCTCTTCGTCGGAAAGATCGTATCCCAGGTCTTTGAGGTGTTCGCGCAGGGCGTGGCGACCGGAATGTTTGCCGAGGATCATCTTGTTCTTGCTGAGTCCGATGGTTTCCGGCTTCATGATTTCGTAGGTCATGGGGTTTTTCAAGACGCCGTCCTGATGAATTCCGGCTTCATGGGCAAACGCATTGGCGCCGACAATCGCCTTGTTGGGCTGCACGATGATGCCGGTGATCATGCTCACCAGCCGGCTGGTGTGGTAAATCTGGTCTGTCCGGATGCCGGTGGTAACCGGAAGAAAATTCGGCCGGGTATGAAGGGCCATGACCACTTCTTCCAGAGAGGTATTGCCGGCCCTTTCGCCGATGCCGTTGATGGTGACTTCGGCCTGCCGGGCGCCGGCATTGATGGCCGCGATGGTATTGGCCGTAGCCAGGCCGAGATCGTTATGGCAGTGAACGCTTAAAACAGCCTTGTGGATGTTGGGCGTATGGGTCATGACATATTTAACAAGGCTTTCGAATTCCTGGGGAATGGCATACCCGACGGTATCCGGCAGGTTGACGGTTGTGGCGCCGGCTTCAATGGCCGCTTCGAATACCTTGCACAGAAAGTCCCGGTCGCTGCGGGAGCCGTCCTCGGCTGAAAATTCAATATTTTCTGTGAGGGATTTGGCGTACCTGACGGACTCCACCGCCTTTTTGACCACCTCATCCCTGGACATTTTCAACTTGTATGTCATGTGGATGTCCGAGGTGGCGATGAAGGTATGGATGCGTGGTTTGGCTGCGTTACGAATCGCTTGCCAGGCCCGGTCGATGTCTTCTCTGGAAGTGCGCGCCAGACCGGCTATTTCGATTCCTTTTATTTTATTTGCGATGGATGAGACCGCATCAAAATCACCTTCGGATGCAGCCGGAAAACCGGCTTCCAGCACATCCACCCCCAGTTTTTCCATCTGGGAGGCCAGTCGCAGTTTTTCAGCGGTGTTCATGCTGGCGCCGGGGGATTGCTCGCCGTCCCGCAGGGTCGTGTCGAAAATAATTACTTTGTCGCTCATGTTATTTGCTCCTTATGATGTCCGTTGCCTGTTGTCCCTTGTCAGTCGTCCGTTGTCCGTAGAGCTTTAACCGCCCGTTCGCTTGGCTCCCTCAAGACGCAAAGGACGCGAAGATTTTTGGCCGTATCGGGTAGCCGGCCGAAAGAGCCTGGCCGGCATACGATCCGGCCAAAGCTGTCCGTTTCAATCCAAATAAACCAGAGAAACCAAGAACAACGGACCGCGGACCTTGCTTCCCAATCGCCAATCAACAATCAAAAATAACCAATCCGACCCGCCACGGATCACGGACATCGGACAATAAACAATTGACCTTCAATCTTCAGCCTTCGGTCTTCAGCCTATTTGGCTGTTCTTTCCCGGCCGATAGTTTATAATGGAAGCTGTCTGCCAGCGCCTGCCAGCTTGCTTCGATGATATCTTCGGATACGCCGATGGTGCTCCAGATGTTATCCTGGTCCCGGGATGCGATAATCACCCGGACCTTGGCAGCGGTTCCATCCCTTCCGTCGATGACGCGAACCTTGAAATCGACCAGTTGCATGCTGTCGAGATGG contains:
- a CDS encoding 2-isopropylmalate synthase encodes the protein MSDKVIIFDTTLRDGEQSPGASMNTAEKLRLASQMEKLGVDVLEAGFPAASEGDFDAVSSIANKIKGIEIAGLARTSREDIDRAWQAIRNAAKPRIHTFIATSDIHMTYKLKMSRDEVVKKAVESVRYAKSLTENIEFSAEDGSRSDRDFLCKVFEAAIEAGATTVNLPDTVGYAIPQEFESLVKYVMTHTPNIHKAVLSVHCHNDLGLATANTIAAINAGARQAEVTINGIGERAGNTSLEEVVMALHTRPNFLPVTTGIRTDQIYHTSRLVSMITGIIVQPNKAIVGANAFAHEAGIHQDGVLKNPMTYEIMKPETIGLSKNKMILGKHSGRHALREHLKDLGYDLSDEEVQLVFVKFKELADKKKHVVDEDLEVIVAEGILRTADIFRLEYLHVISGTTVLPMASVKLLIKDRSVKGAGYGNGPIDAVYNTIAKLTDTGSELLRFSVSALTGGTDAMGEVTVRLRENGLLALGKGADPDIITASAKAYINGLNRLEYLKAHPVVADESL
- a CDS encoding YtfJ family protein; the protein is MKRIFFVLAAVFLVFGATAQSEELKADMQASNWSFPDADGKAFTMDSWAGKVLVVNYVDPDESDLNEHFTDALKKAKDDGRLKEETYKGIGIADCAATWKPDFAIRAIAGRKAKKYNTVILFDYDASLRKAWGLAEDTANVVILDKNRVARAVIKARVPDDLVDKLVKLVIELQ